ATCAAGACGCTGCAAACGGACCAATTCAATCATGGCCCCGCGCAGCTCATGATCCATACCGGGCAAGCTCGCATGGGATATCCCTCGATCGGCTCGTGGGCAACGTGGGGTCTGGGGACCGAGAACGAAGACCTACCCGGTTTCATCGTCTTGCTATCCGGCGGCCGACAACCTCGCGTCGGCAAAGCACTCTGGAGCGGCGGGTTCCTGCCCTCGGTTTATCAGGGCGTCCAGTGTCGTTCGCAAGGCGATCCGGTTTTGAACATCGCCGATCCAACCGGGGTCACGCGTGACAGTCGTCGTACGATGCTTGACACACTTAACAAGTTGAACCTACGCGCCAACGCCGAGTACGGTGACCCCGAAACACTCACCCGGATTGCACAATATGAGATGGCATTTCGGATGCAATCGGCGGTCCCTGACGCGATGAACATCAACGACGAACCCGCCCATATTCATGAAATGTACGGCACCCGTCCGGGCAAAGAATCGTTCGCCAACAATTGCCTACTCGCACGCCGTCTAGCCGAACGAAACGTGCGTTTCATTCAGTTGTTCGACTGGGGTTGGGACTCACACGGTGCAGCGAAAAGCGAAGCGCTCAATGAGGGCTTCAAGACCAAGTGCGAACAAATGGATCGCCCCATCGCGGCCTTGCTTAGCGACCTAAAACAAAGAGGCATGCTCGAAGACACCCTCGTTGTCTGGAGCGGCGAGTTTGGCCGGACGCCAATGCGTGAGAATCGCGGCGGAACGGAAATGAAGTTTGTCGGTCGCGACCACAATCCCGGCGCCACCACCATGTGGATGGCTGGCGGAGGCGTTAAGTCAGGCTTCACATACGGCGAGACAGATCCGGTGGGCTACTCACCAGCTGAAAATCCAGTCCAACTTCGAGACTTCCACGCGACAATGATGCATCTAATGGGAATGGACCACAATCGAACCAGCTACCCATTCCAGGGTCTGGACCAAAAGCTGACGGGCGTCAAACCAGCCCGCGTGATTGAGGAGGTGCTAGCGTGAGTTCACTCATTCGATTGTGTTTTTGCCTGGGACTGGTCGTTGCTGTGCACTTGGAAGCGCCGACGGTGGACGCGGAAGAGGTCAATTTCTCTCGCGACATCTTGCCAGTCTTGTCGGATCGATGCTTTCATTGTCATGGTCCCGATCCAGACAATCGGGAAGCCGATCTGCGACTCGACATCGAAGAAAATGCCAAAGAAGACCTGGGCGGCTATTGGCCTGTCGCGGAGGGTAAACTGGACGACAGCGAACTGTGGAACCGCATCACTTCGAATGACGAAGACGAGGTCATGCCACCGGTCGACTCCCATCGTAACCCCATCAGTGACCGTGAACGTGAACTGATTCGCAAGTGGATTCTCGCCGGTGCCAAATGGGGAAAACACTGGTCATTCGAAATGCCTATTCAATTGCCACTGCCGGTTATTGATGAAACGGCTGACGCCCCGGATCCAATTGACGCCTTTGTAAAAGAACGACTGCACCAAGAAGGATGGAAGCTTTCGCCAAGAGCCAAACCAGCCAAACAACTGCGACGACTTTCCTTCGCACTGACCGGACTGCCTCCGTCACGGGAACAAGTCCAGCGGTTCGTGAGTGACCCAACTGATCAAGCATGGCAAGCCGCAATCACGGAAATGCTCGCTTCACCACGGCACGCCGAACGGATGGCGATGTGGTGGCTCGACTCAGCTCGCTATTCCGACACCGACGGATTCCAGTTGGATGAATCTCGTGAAAATTGGCCCTGGCGCGACTGGGTAATCGACGCCTTTCAGAACAACATGCCATTTGATGAGTTCACCATCGAGCAGTTCGCCGGTGACCTGCTTCCTGATGCCACGCCGGAACAGATTCTCGCAACCTGCTTTCATCGCAACCACATGACTAACGGCGAAGGTGGTCGTGATCCCAACGAATCTCGTGTCGACTACGTCATCGATCGCGTGAACACCACGGGAACCGTGTGGCTCGGACTGACACTCGGTTGTGTCCAGTGTCACACACACAAGTTCGATCCGATCACGCACCGCGACTATTATTCATTTTCAGCCTTCTTCAATAGCATCGATGAAGATGGCAGAGCAGGAAAATCGGCAAAGCCCTATCTGAAATACACGTCCAACGCAGTGGAAGAGCGGATCGCCGAAACGCAGCAATTTGTCGACCAATGCCAAGCTGCCGAACGACAGTCCCACGGTGAAGCCAGTTCGCGTTTTGACCAATGGCTGGAACAGCTGATCACTGACCCACCAAAAGACTATCAAGCTTGGCAGGTCCCCGTACCATCACCAACCAGCAGTGATGGTACGAGATTCCAAGTGGAATCCGATCAAACGATTCAAACCATCGGACCCACTCCGCGACAAGATGACTACCGCATTGAACTGGCGATCCCTGAGGGGATGGAACGGATCACAGGTTGGCGACTGGAAATCTTCCCGGATCCGAATCAGCCCGATGCCAAATACACACGATCAGGCGAAGGTGATTTCATCCTAACCAGTGTGCGAGCCCTAAGCCGATCGGCGAACAGTCCGGCCGAACGGGAGATCGAGATCAAAGATGCCCACGCGGACAAAGAAGCGTCCAAGCCAGGGAAACGGCTGTACGGGAAAATCACGGACACCCTTAACGACGATGCTCGAAACGGATGGACCACGGAAGGCGAAGAAGAACGCCAAACACACATCGGAGTGTTCCGTTTTACAAAACCCTATCCTGTCGCCGAGGGTGACCGATTGCAGATTCTGTTGCGGCATCGGTCCAACGGTCGTCACGCTAGCATCGGACGATTCCGATTGTCACTCACTGATGAAACGGGCGAAACCGCGACCCGCACCGACGGACATTCGCCAATCGGTGACCTGCTTGATAGCCGGTCGGCGGCTGACAATTCGGACAAGGAACCGAGGCCCCAGGCTTCCAAGATTTCCAAGGCTCCGATTGATCCAAAAATCAAAAAGCGATTGCTCGATCAATTCCTGGCCGGTGATGCCGAGTACCAAACCAGCAACGATCTTCTGAAAGTCGCCAAGGCACAGCTTAAGAACTTGCAGGCCGAGCAAAAAGAACGCTCCGTCATGGTTCTGAAAGAACGAGAGAAACCTCGTCCGACGTATGTCTTGCTGCGAGGCGTCTGGGATGCTCACGGTGACGTGGTGAAACCAGCCGTACTTCCCAGCGTTCTCCCTTGGGATCCCGATCGTACCCAATCCCGGTTGGACCTGGCGAACTGGTTGATCGATCCGCAAAATCCGCTTACCGCGCGGGTCATCGTCAACCAACTTTGGCAATTGATGTTCGGGCAAGGCATTGTGCGAACGCCAGGCGACTTTGGCTTGCAAGGCGAATTCCCGACCCACCCTGAATTGCTTGACTGGTTGGCGATTGAACTCATCCAACACGACTGGGACCTACAACATGTTCTGCGTCAGATTGTGACCAGTGAAACCTTTCGACAAAGCAGTAAAGTCACGCCTGACCAACTTGAACGTGACCCCGAAAATCGCCTCTTGGCCCGTGCGCCCAAACACCGGCTCCCCGCGTGGATGCTGCGTGACAACGCGTTAGCTGTTTCGGGACTACTGAATCCAGCGATCGGCGGTCCACCGGTGTACCCCTATCAACCCGATGGCATTTGGAACGAAATCACGATGGGGCGTTTTCGTTATCAGCCCAGTCTCGGTCCCGCCCAATACCGCCGTACCCTCTATGCCTTTTGGCGGCGAGCCAGCGCGCCCACGTTCTTGTTCGATAGCGCCCAACGACGCGTGTGTGAGGTGGATGTCCGGTTAACC
This window of the Neorhodopirellula lusitana genome carries:
- a CDS encoding PSD1 and planctomycete cytochrome C domain-containing protein, which gives rise to MSSLIRLCFCLGLVVAVHLEAPTVDAEEVNFSRDILPVLSDRCFHCHGPDPDNREADLRLDIEENAKEDLGGYWPVAEGKLDDSELWNRITSNDEDEVMPPVDSHRNPISDRERELIRKWILAGAKWGKHWSFEMPIQLPLPVIDETADAPDPIDAFVKERLHQEGWKLSPRAKPAKQLRRLSFALTGLPPSREQVQRFVSDPTDQAWQAAITEMLASPRHAERMAMWWLDSARYSDTDGFQLDESRENWPWRDWVIDAFQNNMPFDEFTIEQFAGDLLPDATPEQILATCFHRNHMTNGEGGRDPNESRVDYVIDRVNTTGTVWLGLTLGCVQCHTHKFDPITHRDYYSFSAFFNSIDEDGRAGKSAKPYLKYTSNAVEERIAETQQFVDQCQAAERQSHGEASSRFDQWLEQLITDPPKDYQAWQVPVPSPTSSDGTRFQVESDQTIQTIGPTPRQDDYRIELAIPEGMERITGWRLEIFPDPNQPDAKYTRSGEGDFILTSVRALSRSANSPAEREIEIKDAHADKEASKPGKRLYGKITDTLNDDARNGWTTEGEEERQTHIGVFRFTKPYPVAEGDRLQILLRHRSNGRHASIGRFRLSLTDETGETATRTDGHSPIGDLLDSRSAADNSDKEPRPQASKISKAPIDPKIKKRLLDQFLAGDAEYQTSNDLLKVAKAQLKNLQAEQKERSVMVLKEREKPRPTYVLLRGVWDAHGDVVKPAVLPSVLPWDPDRTQSRLDLANWLIDPQNPLTARVIVNQLWQLMFGQGIVRTPGDFGLQGEFPTHPELLDWLAIELIQHDWDLQHVLRQIVTSETFRQSSKVTPDQLERDPENRLLARAPKHRLPAWMLRDNALAVSGLLNPAIGGPPVYPYQPDGIWNEITMGRFRYQPSLGPAQYRRTLYAFWRRASAPTFLFDSAQRRVCEVDVRLTNTPLQALTLMNDVGMLEAARVLADSVVGRNNDSPKSAMHEGIAQLANQILSRTLSETESESVETLWQRAHDHFETHPEDAARYTTVGQQPNPDATQVADTAAWMTVANLIMNLDEAISYE
- a CDS encoding DUF1501 domain-containing protein, producing MSLDNLRQEACVTAIDHQTRRHFLHGCTTGMGAMWLASQNASQAQAANRFQPIHDARNPLSPVAPPLPAKVKRVIYLHMIGAPSQLELFDYKPDLERLDGKDCPQSFLEGKRFAFIQGTPKMLGPQYPFAQYGESGAWVSDRLPHFAKHVDDVCFIKTLQTDQFNHGPAQLMIHTGQARMGYPSIGSWATWGLGTENEDLPGFIVLLSGGRQPRVGKALWSGGFLPSVYQGVQCRSQGDPVLNIADPTGVTRDSRRTMLDTLNKLNLRANAEYGDPETLTRIAQYEMAFRMQSAVPDAMNINDEPAHIHEMYGTRPGKESFANNCLLARRLAERNVRFIQLFDWGWDSHGAAKSEALNEGFKTKCEQMDRPIAALLSDLKQRGMLEDTLVVWSGEFGRTPMRENRGGTEMKFVGRDHNPGATTMWMAGGGVKSGFTYGETDPVGYSPAENPVQLRDFHATMMHLMGMDHNRTSYPFQGLDQKLTGVKPARVIEEVLA